Proteins from one Bactrocera neohumeralis isolate Rockhampton chromosome 3, APGP_CSIRO_Bneo_wtdbg2-racon-allhic-juicebox.fasta_v2, whole genome shotgun sequence genomic window:
- the LOC126752056 gene encoding E3 ubiquitin-protein ligase lubel isoform X3 — MATHSNANTFSTKLNRNVLTMPKWVTETHDRIGPKPPPPPSPTTSENTLKVPVLPPKTKNLPEPDYEVIEFSGQQYSNEVLKAGSRSKTPSTPDAKLKCTLCGSHNPWVTCEECAQQIFCASCDDMFHKHPKRRTHVRKAIDQSRPPLPPKILPGQNGPTPPVAPPRRKARGFTPLLPRKEQVNTNTLPIPPSPTPSLRSTSWQDRVSSLKSGLNLMNRPLPDTPKTPTSEHTSSRSVTPKSVFDSIQRPPSVTLEKIKSKASATLDRMTLLQQRYRQHKEESLKGNTDHSGSVTDQNLSFDQWSTISPSPSHFRSGSMSSGINSSHFDLTDDTHFHNMFNQRQMHTSAAQQQRANGQLGTRGMSTSVFNLNHINRRAPEPQHAWMNNPMQQAQSMAHLNCATCASPQPNAWHAHQQRMPMNMPSAEWGNQFNSQQQLNRSNLSLNVGAGYMLPHHHGAGGMMAPPPVFMNQTGMMAGMYPYPYNAGMPVMNPGLMGMPPPTRSRATSRAGSRAVSPAMSRKSMPVRRKQRTTSYVEDELTDDEDSDQDDRRSIVSNRSGMTNTLRARQRRISSASQLLDDESETNPRQTRGKLRDTRDRRGSIAKSVQSDWLPGRRTTVNQNNTGNRQNEPGFINTLKPTRIYSDLDSESSGTRALVQAKIQEKLDKGTKRSSSKEKAAEAARLKPTKVSTEVQAGGSRTITKTNAETETKTVAAEKSEIMKSQTNNAEETEEEEEEEEESGSEETESEQEEVAAVEPDTVEGKRIEEDNAPQVVPADEANEDDLGPPPSTPDHEWECEFCTYVNEPNVKICLICCKTPSSVPRKTSTTTAPTETLIVEERPTMVKDKPSVSPERPTAYKEKRSSSTERTKDKPKDKVKEKTKDKVHSTTNSTTASTGTVTTAPKRKTGVTQSIITNLTNGISKLKITSSENESDNSALAKKKETVEDVWAALDDNIQTTANEVMRKAEKSKQSNKVSTSCGTSPVREVTKTRDISKMQRNVKETGTSPPPQSISTQTYDTVPLRQREPSVTETMPTGSSSMFYNENTQLHREVPSPLSVFSPDTPHYEPRHKEPETELFILLKEAELYKFTPEELHAALKYCGPSVHPVQWLRENWHKLIQTVQSLSTKYGQERVENIIGTVSQGEARDALRQHGGNIWQAVSECIEQRQRKYREISSKGNYSREDIVTALTIHQGNADLALLDLGRTQLKPFLMRIRGSPAGVENESGANFFGGNSVEHTIQPESSTNEIETENQTPELPVETVLLNEKSITTISDSTRNDDKRNKTAPTELRIENEVQIETIPVQNQEGEDQNVSIEIIPAEKAINDLNQKTTKDPEEQNSSKILESKPATSSKTGAVSKIPQIRNDAREASTSKAARNALNNARNDKLTTPKNSVTTVKAQAEKPKPKESKIPKQAAKKVPLRSKSFSGPPGPIGISSVKTIQQKFLNQQKQLTTRLEPTKNPPNVVRKKSITEAITKFMPSTSAGASSSTATAVTSIFRTHPRIPKKKYHETCFSDDDFETTTSEEEPEPLEIRQRKISVPVFRAYPSVQEPEVVPPEVLVQKFIEEKLVANIAEAQIAATLVNMRFQQDVSLWAAKECSDLDQAISMLQQECELCMGTYPMNQIVSMLKCTHKCCKQCAKTYFTVQITDRSINDCTCPFCKLPELHGHNEHEDENLEYFSNLDIFLKSILDEEVHELFQRKLRDRTLLQDPNFKWCIQCSSGFFARPKQKRLICPDCGSVTCAQCRKTWEKQHEGISCEQFKEWKEANDPEVQAQGVQEHLSQNGIDCPKCKFRYSLARGGCMHFTCTQCKYEFCYGCGKPFMMGAKCTISSYCAKLGLHAHHPRNCLFYLRDKLPIQLQMLLKQNNIQYDEDPTELSGNHVEDASTSTPKVPRCPIPLQKETPTGMVDTVCSGEVPDKHAGMCRTHYVEYLTAKVAKARIDPLPIFDLTDCVQELRRRDIRLPERGPWDTDEIYKGMCSEVIKKNIPLETT; from the exons ATGGCGACGCATTCGAACGCGAACACTTTTTCAACCAAACTAAATCGTAATGTCTTGACTATGCCAAAATGGGTG ACGGAAACCCACGATCGCATCGGCCCGAAACCACCACCGCCACCATCACCCACGACGTCGGAAAATACCCTCAAAGTGCCAGTATTGCcaccgaaaacaaaaaatctacCCGAGCCCGATTACGAAGTTATCGAGTTCTCTGGCCAGCAATACTCGAATGAAGTTCTCAAAGCGGGCAGTCGTTCGAAAACTCCAAGCACACCAG ATGCAAAACTGAAATGTACGCTCTGCGGTTCGCATAATCCCTGGGTCACATGTGAGGAGTGCGCACAGCAGATCTTTTGCGCTTCATGTGACGATATGTTTCATAAGCATCCCAAGAGGCGTACGCACGTGCGAAAG GCCATTGACCAAAGCCGTCCACCATTGCCGCCGAAAATTTTACCCGGACAAAATGGACCAACACCACCGGTGGCGCCACCAAGACGCAAGGCACGCGGATTTACACCACTACTGCCGCGCAAGGAACAG GTCAACACGAATACGCTGCCAATACCGCCCTCGCCGACACCCTCATTGAGGAGCACCTCCTGGCAGGATCGCGTTAGTTCACTCAAAAGCGGATTGAATCTGATGAATCGCCCTTTACCCGATACACCGAAGACGCCGACCAGCGAGCACACATCGTCACGTTCGGTCACACCCAAGTCGGTCTTCGATAGCATACAACGTCCACCGTCCGTCACATTGGAGAAGATCAAGAGTAAGGCTAGCGCCACATTGGATCGTATGACCTTGCTGCAGCAACGCTATCGTCAACACAAAGAGGAAAGTCTGAAGGGCAACACAGATCATAGCGGTTCTGTTACAGATCAG AACCTCTCATTCGATCAATGGTCAACCATCTCACCGTCGCCATCACATTTTCGCTCAGGCAGCATGTCGTCCGGGATCAATTCATCTCATTTTGACCTCACGGATGATACACATTTTCACAATATGTTTAATCAACGGCAGATGCATACGTCCGCGGCACAACAGCAACGCGCCAATGGTCAATTGGGCACACGTGGCATGAGCACGTCCGTCTTCAATTTGAATCACATAAATCGACGCGCGCCAGAGCCACAGCATGCGTGGATGAATAATCCGATGCAGCAG GCTCAGTCCATGGCTCATCTGAACTGCGCAACCTGTGCCAGCCCACAGCCCAATGCCTGGCATGCCCATCAACAACGCATGCCAATGAATATGCCGAGCGCGGAATGGGGTAATCAATTCAACTCACAGCAACAGCTTAATCGCTCAAATTTATCACTCAATGTTGGCGCCGGCTATATGTTGCCACATCACCATGGCGCTGGTGGCATGATGGCGCCACCACCAGTTTTTATGAACCAAACGGGCATGATGGCGGGCATGTATCCTTATCCCTACAATGCGGGTATGCCAGTTATGAATCCAG GTCTGATGGGCATGCCACCGCCCACGCGTTCACGCGCCACCTCACGAGCCGGATCACGCGCCGTTTCACCGGCGATGAGTCGCAAATCTATGCCGGTGCGCCGAAAACAACGCACCACCAGTTATGTTGAGGATGAACTCACCGATGATGAAGACTCCGATCAAGACGATCGACGTTCGATTGTTTCAAATCGTTCCGGCATGACTAACACGCTACGCGCACGTCAACGACGCATTTCGAGTGCTTCTCAGCTGCTGGATGATGAAAGCGAAACGAATCCACGGCAAACACGCGGAAAGCTACGTGATACACGTGATCGCCGCGGTTCAATTGCTAAGTCAGTGCAAAGTGATTGGTTACCTGGTCGACGGACGACAGTGAATCAAAATAACACTGGCAACCGTCAGAATGAACCGGGTTTTATCAACACACTCAAGCCCACGCGCATTTATTCAGACTTAGACTCAGAATCATCGGGCACACGTGCATTGGTGCAGGCTAAAATACAAGAGAAACTGGATAAGGGTACAAAGCGTAGCAGTTCTAAAGAGAAAGCAGCGGAGGCTGCGCGTCTAAAACCCACTAAAGTTTCTACAGAAGTGCAAGCAGGCGGTAGTCGAACGATTACTAAAACGAACGCTGAAACTGAAACGAAAACTGTGGCAGCCGAAAAATCGGAGATCATGAAAAGCCAAACGAACAATGCCGAAGAGACTgaggaggaagaggaagaagaagaggagaGCGGTAGTGAAGAGACTGAAAGTGAACAGGAAGAGGTGGCTGCGGTAGAGCCAGATACTGTTGAAGGCAAACGCATAGAGGAAGACAATGCACCACAAGTAGTGCCCGCCGATGAAGCAAACGAAGATGACTTAGGCCCACCACCTTCAACACCAGACCATGAATGGGAGTGCGAGTTCTGCACATATGTTAACGAACCCAACGTGAAGATCTGTTTGATCTGTTGCAAGACACCTAGCAGTGTGCCGCGCAAGACCTCTACTACAACGGCTCCCACAGAAACCCTCATAGTTGAGGAACGACCAACAATGGTTAAAGATAAACCATCCGTCAGTCCAGAAAGACCTACCGCATACAAAGAGAAACGATCCAGTAGCACAGAACGAACGAAAGACAAACCGAAAGACAAAGTTAAAGAGAAAACAAAAGACAAAGTACACAGTACAACCAACAGCACCACCGCATCTACTGGCACGGTAACCACTGCACCAAAACGCAAAACTGGCGTCACACAGAGTATCATAACTAATCTGACGAACGGCATATCGAAGCTCAAGATCACCTCATCCGAGAATGAATCGGATAACTCAGCGCTAGCGAAGAAGAAAG AAACCGTTGAAGATGTGTGGGCCGCTTTAGATGATAACATACAGACCACAGCTAATGAGGTAATGCGTAAAGCGGAAAAGTCCAAGCAGAGCAACAAGGTCTCAACTAGTTGCGGCACTTCACCCGTAAGGGAAGTGACGAAAACTAGAGATATCTCAAAGATGCAACGAAATGTGAAGGAGACCGGCACTTCACCGCCACCGCAAAGTATTTCGACTCAA ACCTACGATACGGTACCTTTACGGCAACGCGAACCAAGTGTAACAGAAACTATGCCCACTGGAAGTAGCAGTATGTTTTACAACGAAAATACACAG CTACATCGTGAAGTACCCTCACCACTAAGCGTTTTCTCGCCAGATACACCGCACTACGAGCCTAGACACAAAGAGCCCGAAACTGAGCTATTTATACTACTGAAG GAAGCGGAGCTCTACAAATTCACACCCGAAGAACTACATGCGGCGCTCAAGTACTGCGGTCCTTCAGTACATCCGGTACAATGGTTACGTGAAAACTGGCACAAGCTCATACAGACCGTACAAAGTTTGTCGACGAAATATGGACAGGAACGTGTTGAGAATATTATTGGCACTGTATCACAGGGTGAGGCAAGAGATGCACTACGTCAACATGGCGGTAATATATGGCAGGCAGTATCGGAATGTATTGAACAGCGACAGCGGAAGTACCGCGAGATCTCAAGTAAGGGCAATTACTCGCGTGAAGACATCGTAACTGCGCTGACGATACATCAAGGTAATGCGGATCTGGCGTTACTGGACTTGGGACGTACGCAGTTGAAGCCATTCTTAATGCGCATACGTGGCTCACCAGCTGGTGTAGAGAATGAGAGTGGCGCAAATTTTTTTGGCGGCAACTCAGTGGAGCATACAATTCAACCAG AGTCTTCAACTAACGAAATCGAAACAGAGAATCAAACACCCGAACTGCCCGTAGAAACCGTACTGTTAAATGAAAAGAGTATTACAACAATATCAGACAGTACAAGGAATGATGATAAGAGAAACAAAACTGCTCCAACTGAGTTGCGAATTGAGAACGAAGTACAAATTGAGACAATTCCAGTCCAAAACCAAGAAGGTGAAGATCAAAATGTAAGCATAGAGATTATCCCTGCTGAAAAGGCGATCAACGATTTAAACCAAAAGACTACAAAAGACCCCGAAGAACAAAACTCAAGCAAGATTTTGGAATCTAAACCTGCCACAAGTTCGAAAACTGGCGCTGTAAGTAAGATACCACAAATAAGAAACGATGCCCGCGAAGCATCCACTTCGAAAGCTGCCCGAAACGCTTTGAACAATGCACGAAACGATAAACTTACCACACCAAAGAATAGTGTAACGACTGTTAAAGCTCAAGCTGAAAAACCGAAACCCAAGGAAAGTAAAATACCAAAACAGGCAGCAAAAAAGGTACCCTTGCGCTCGAAATCCTTCTCCGGACCACCAGGTCCCATTGGCATTTCTTCGGTAAAGACCATACAGCAAAAGTTTCTGAATCAGCAAAAACAGTTAACCACGCGTTTAGAACCAACCAAAAATCCACCAAATGTAGTACGTAAGAAGTCAATAACCGAAGCTATTACTAAATTTATGCCCAGCACTTCAGCGGGTGCCAGTAGTTCTACAGCTACTGCGGTAACCAGCATTTTCCGCACCCATCCACGTATACCTAAGAAGAAATATCACGAGACATGCTTTTCAGATGATGACTTTGAGACGACGACGAGTGAGGAAGAACCGGAACCGCTGGAGATACGTCAACGTAAGATAAGTGTGCCAGTTTTTCGCGCATACCCCAGCGTACAGGAGCCGGAAGTTGTGCCGCCAGag GTGCTCGTTCAAAAATTCATCGAAGAAAAACTAGTCGCAAATATTGCTGAAGCGCAAATAGCCGCCACTTTGGTAAATATGCGGTTCCAACAGGATGTTTCACTGTGGGCGGCCAAGGAATGTAGTGACCTCGATCAAGCCATCTCTATGCTACAACAAGAGTGTGAACTTTGCATGGGCACATATCCCATGAATCAAATTGTCTCGATGCTCAAATGTACACACAAATGTTGCAAACAATGTGCCAAAACATATTTCACAGTGCAG ATTACCGATCGCAGCATCAACGACTGCACTTGTCCGTTCTGTAAGCTACCCGAATTACACGGACATAACGAGCATGAGGACGAGAATTTAGAATACTTCTCGAATTTGGATATCTTTCTGAAGAGCATTTTGGACGAAGAAGTGCATGAGTTATTCCAGCGAAAGCTAAGAGATCGCACATTGTTGCAAGATCCGAATTTCAAGTGGTGCATACAGTGCTCATCCGGTTTCTTCGCGAGGCCCAAACAGAAGCGACTCATTTGTCCAGACTGCGGTTCCGTGACATGTGCGCAGTGTAGAAAGACG TGGGAAAAGCAGCACGAAGGTATTTCGTGTGAACAATTCAAGGAATGGAAGGAAGCCAACGATCCGGAAGTGCAGGCACAAGGAGTTCAAGAGCATTTGTCGCAAAATGGCATTGATTGTCCTAAATGTAAATTCAGATATTCGCTGGCCAG AGGTGGCTGCATGCATTTCACTTGCACCCAATGCAAGTATGAATTTTGCTATGGTTGTGGCAAACCATTTATGATGGGCGCCAAATGTACCATATCCTCGTATTGCGCCAAACTGGGTCTGCATGCACATCATCCGAGGAATTGTCTTTTCTATTTACGTGACAAGTTACCCATACAATTGCAAATGttacttaaacaaaataatatacaatacgATGAAGATCCTACAGAGTTGTCTGGCAACCACGTGGAAGATGCCTCAACGTCCACACCGAAAGTGCCACGTTGTCCAATTCCCTTGCAAAAAGAGACTCCCACCGGTATGGTAGACACAGTATGCAGTGGAGAGGTGCCAGATAAACATGCTGGCATGTGTCG CACCCATTACGTCGAGTACTTGACCGCCAAAGTGGCTAAAGCGCGCATTGATCCACTGCCCATATTCGATCTAACCGATTGTGTGCAAGAGTTACGACgacgagatatacgactgccGGAACGAGGTCCATGGGATACAGATGAAATCTACAAGGGCATGTGTTCTGAG gttataaagaaaaatattccgCTGGAAACGACATGA